The following are encoded together in the Syngnathus typhle isolate RoL2023-S1 ecotype Sweden linkage group LG5, RoL_Styp_1.0, whole genome shotgun sequence genome:
- the LOC133154405 gene encoding outer dense fiber protein 2-like isoform X2, producing MRTRHSPPPVHVHVVESTPVHVHMRRSPIRTSQERSSDVQPRGDRRRSTSRAPWIPPGISSCRREQRSRVQSDNVRRESDEQDDDTTILRKNLSLLLKEQGNSQRSNKGQVPPSETEVLLRALVEAEVDGVAVANQLASFKETLDGLAKDKRPSKLQMSTLARHRQLLMERMEIFDNTNHSLRDLLRDWSHRQQSEAERHSDEKEAFKRRLAQVEAENIRLVSKLCSKEKEASQLTESLEFEKDHAKTTEELSRILSSTRDHLESQLSRLQAEKVTMAAQLQQTYEQRRENDDEAALALLTRHAERAEEASRQMAARLQEKESQLAQALSTCSELRLRISKEATARSQLEDNVAALQLQVSEWNAQHHVADERRRGEREELLNQLHHLSAQNTALTLDKESLQAQLTSSEEKVRVAQEETLQFRTSYNKREAVLDKYKRKAQQADLEREEQRLKMNEAQLKAQEATAAREREHEQLRKELLRLRQLETLPERLRRSEDQLAQAQQEADAHQRRNLEHNTTLAEVRHKVEQQGSQLEAFQRRNMLLLEENNVLKEKIVNLERKLESMRVENKEMCEALTLKELSVLSVEQQLDQKSRENAVLAQQLQQTLDDVQQQARQSVERVLDKERRSQSKALDLQEQLSRAEAQLSQLHRSKEEMERRFQNQLKNLKERLDQSDQTNRSLQNYVRFLKTSYGNVFGEPFLPS from the exons ATGAGAACGAGACATTCTCCTCCTCCCGTACACGTCCATGTAGTGGAGAGCACACCGGTGCACGTTCACATGAGAAGGAGCCCTATCAGGACCTCGCAG GAGAGGAGTAGCGATGTTCAGCCGAGAGGGGATCGTAGGAGATCTACCAGTCGAGCCCCTTGGATCCCTCCCGGAATCTCATCTTGCAGACGAGAGCAG AGAAGCCGAGTGCAGTCAGATAATGTCCGGCGGGAAAGTGATGAGCAAGACGATGACACCACGATACTGAGGAAGAACCTCAGCCTGCTGCTCAAAGAGCAAGGAAACAGCCAGCGTTCAAACAA AGGACAGGTCCCGCCCTCGGAGACTGAGGTCCTGCTGCGGGCCCTGGTGGAGGCGGAAGTGGATGGCGTGGCGGTAGCCAATCAACTTGCCTCTTTCAAGGAAACCCTGGACGGCCTGGCTAAG GACAAGCGTCCGTCCAAGCTTCAGATGTCCACACTCGCACGGCATCGTCAGCTTCTCATGGAGAGGATGGAGATTTTTGACAACACCAATCACAGCCTCAGGGACCTCCTCAGAGACTGGAGCCATCGGCAG cAGAGCGAAGCAGAGAGACACTCTGACGAGAAGGAAGCCTTCAAGAGGAGGCTGGCCCAAGTTGAGGCTGAGAATATA AGACTTGTGTCCAAGCTTTGCAGCAAGGAGAAAGAAGCTTCCCAGCTTACAGAGTCTTTGGAATTTGAGAAG GACCACGCCAAGACGACAGAGGAGCTTTCTAGAATCTTGTCGTCTACTCGAGACCATTTGGAATCTCAGCTGAGTCGACTACAGGCAGAAAAAGTCACAATGGCCGCTCAGCTGCAG CAGACTTACGAGCAACGACGGGAAAACGACGACGAGGCGGCCCTGGCGTTGCTTACCCGCCATGCCGAGCGGGCCGAAGAGGCGTCCAGGCAGATGGCAGCCAGACTTCAGGAGAAG GAGTCGCAGTTGGCGCAAGCGTTGTCCACGTGTAGCGAGCTACGCCTGCGCATCTCGAAGGAGGCCACGGCCAGAAGTCAGCTGGAGGACAACGTGGCTGCGCTCCAATT GCAGGTGAGCGAGTGGAACGCTCAGCACCACGTGGCTGACGAGCGGCGTCGTGGCGAGCGAGAGGAGCTCCTTAACCAACTCCACCACCTAAGCGCCCAGAACACCGCCTTGACGTTAGACAAAGAGTCTTTGCAG GCGCAGCTGACATCCAGCGAGGAGAAAGTGCGAGTCGCTCAAGAGGAAACACTGCAGTTTAGGACCTCGTACAATAAACGCGAAGCCGTGTTGGACAAATACAAGAGAAAG GCTCAGCAGGCCGATCTGGAGCGTGAGGAGCAGCGTCTGAAGATGAACGAGGCCCAACTGAAGGCTCAGGAGGCTACGGCCGCACGGGAGCGGGAGCATGAGCAGCTGAGGAAGGAGCTGCTACGCCTGCGACAGCTAGAGACGCTTCCCGAGCGCCTCCGCCGCAGTGAGGATCAGCTGGCGCAGGCGCAGCAGGAGGCCGACGCTCACCAGAGGAGGAACCTGGAGCACAACACCACCCTTGCTGAAGTTAGACACAAG GTGGAACAACAAGGTTCTCAACTTGAGGCGTTCCAGCGTAGGAACATGTTGCTCCTGGAGGAGAACAACGTCCTCAAAGAGAAGATAGTCAACCTGGAAAG GAAGCTGGAGTCCATGCGTGTGGAGAACAAGGAGATGTGCGAGGCGCTCACCCTGAAGGAGCTCAGCGTGCTTAGCGTGGAGCAACAGCTAGATCAGAAAAGCCGCGAGAACGCCGTCCTGGCCCAGCAGCTGCAGCAAACCCTGGACGACGTCCAGCAGCAGGCCCGCCAAAGCGTGGAGAGAGTCCTGGACAAGGAGCGCAGGTCACAGTCCAAAGCCCTGGACCTGCAAGAACAACTGAGTCGGGCCGAGGCCCAGCTCAGTCAGTTGCATCGCAGCAAGGAAGAG ATGGAGCGTCGCTTCCAGAACCAGCTAAAGAACCTGAAGGAGCGTCTGGACCAGTCGGACCAGACCAACCGCAGCCTGCAGAACTATGTGCGGTTCCTTAAGACCTCCTACGGGAACGTCTTCGGAGAGCCTTTCCTCCCCAGCTGA
- the ptgesl gene encoding prostaglandin E synthase 2 isoform X1 — MAASCTRSLTKVGWTILESSTLRRPGTGVLFSACRMPRRSYFGGGTGARSGLPWSLRAGGSRALGCAFLLGGGVGIYHTVKLYWAQQRQLAQEQAQAPSTPSTSASLSLTLYQYQTCPFCSKVRAFLDYHGLAYRVVEVNPVMRREIKWSAYRKVPILMVDEHLQLNDSSVIISSLKTYVVSKGSSLSDILRCYPEMKSVNDSGKEVTEYNNKYWLMLSQDETAAVYPDKGSQKEEMKWRQWADDWLVHLISPNVYRSTGEALASFDYIVREGKFGTLEGWFAKYVGAAAMFVIAKRLKSRHNLQDDVRQDLYKAVNNWVAAIGKKRKFMGGEQPNLADLAVFGVLRVMEGLQAFDDMMANTKVKPWYRRMESATRNHDGLSQSSR, encoded by the exons ATGGCGGCGTCCTGCACAAGATCTCTGACTAAGGTCGGTTGGACGATTCTGGAGAGTTCTACGCTCCGCCGACCCGGCACCGGCGTCCTCTTCTCGGCTTGCCGTATGCCCCGCAGGTCCTACTTCGGCGGCGGGACAGGAGCCCGCTCCGGACTGCCGTGGTCTCTGCGGGCTGGAGGAAGCCGTGCTCTGGGCTGCGCCTTCCTCCTCGGCGGCGGTGTGGGGATCTACCATACCGTCAAGCTTTACTGGGCACAGCAGCGACAACTGGCCCAGGAGCAAGCCCAG GCGCCCTCCACACCTTCGACGTCGGCTTCTCTGTCCCTGACACTGTACCAGTACCAAACGTGTCCGTTCTGCAGCAAAGTGCGAGCCTTCCTGGACTACCACGGCCTGGCTTACCGCGTGGTGGAGGTGAACCCCGTCATGCGGCGGGAGATCAAGTGGTCAGCCTACCGGAAGGTTCCCATCCTCATGGTGGACGAGCACTTG CAACTGAACGACTCGTCGGTCATCATCAGCTCACTCAAGACCTACGTAGTCAGCAA ggGTTCCAGCTTGTCTGACATTTTGCGCTGTTACCCAGAGATGAAGTCTGTGAACGACAGCGGCAAGGAGGTGACGGAGTACAACAACAAGTACTGGCTGATGCTCAGCCAGGACGAGACGGCCGCCGTCTACCCCGACAAAGGCAGTCAGAA GGAGGAGATGAAGTGGCGGCAGTGGGCCGACGATTGGCTGGTACACCTGATCTCACCCAACGTCTACCGCAGCACCGGCGAGGCCTTGGCCTCTTTCGACTATATCGTGCGCGAAGGCAAGTTCGGAACCCTGGAGGGATGGTTCGCCAAGTACGTCGGCGCCGCTGCCATGTTTGTCATCGCTAAACGCCTCAAGAGCCG GCACAACCTCCAAGACGACGTGCGTCAGGACCTGTACAAAGCTGTTAACAACTGGGTGGCGGCCATCGGCAAGAAGAGGAAGTTCATGGGCGGAGAGCAGCCCAACCTGGCCGACTTG GCCGTGTTTGGCGTCCTGCGTGTCATGGAAGGCCTGCAGGCCTTCGACGACATGATGGCCAACACTAAAGTGAAGCCGTGGTACCGGCGCATGGAGTCGGCCACACGCAACCACGACGGACTCTCACAATCATCACGATAA
- the LOC133154405 gene encoding outer dense fiber protein 2-like isoform X1 translates to MRTRHSPPPVHVHVVESTPVHVHMRRSPIRTSQERSSDVQPRGDRRRSTSRAPWIPPGISSCRREQRSRVQSDNVRRESDEQDDDTTILRKNLSLLLKEQGNSQRSNKGQVPPSETEVLLRALVEAEVDGVAVANQLASFKETLDGLAKDKRPSKLQMSTLARHRQLLMERMEIFDNTNHSLRDLLRDWSHRQQSEAERHSDEKEAFKRRLAQVEAENIRLVSKLCSKEKEASQLTESLEFEKDHAKTTEELSRILSSTRDHLESQLSRLQAEKVTMAAQLQCLQQTYEQRRENDDEAALALLTRHAERAEEASRQMAARLQEKESQLAQALSTCSELRLRISKEATARSQLEDNVAALQLQVSEWNAQHHVADERRRGEREELLNQLHHLSAQNTALTLDKESLQAQLTSSEEKVRVAQEETLQFRTSYNKREAVLDKYKRKAQQADLEREEQRLKMNEAQLKAQEATAAREREHEQLRKELLRLRQLETLPERLRRSEDQLAQAQQEADAHQRRNLEHNTTLAEVRHKVEQQGSQLEAFQRRNMLLLEENNVLKEKIVNLERKLESMRVENKEMCEALTLKELSVLSVEQQLDQKSRENAVLAQQLQQTLDDVQQQARQSVERVLDKERRSQSKALDLQEQLSRAEAQLSQLHRSKEEMERRFQNQLKNLKERLDQSDQTNRSLQNYVRFLKTSYGNVFGEPFLPS, encoded by the exons ATGAGAACGAGACATTCTCCTCCTCCCGTACACGTCCATGTAGTGGAGAGCACACCGGTGCACGTTCACATGAGAAGGAGCCCTATCAGGACCTCGCAG GAGAGGAGTAGCGATGTTCAGCCGAGAGGGGATCGTAGGAGATCTACCAGTCGAGCCCCTTGGATCCCTCCCGGAATCTCATCTTGCAGACGAGAGCAG AGAAGCCGAGTGCAGTCAGATAATGTCCGGCGGGAAAGTGATGAGCAAGACGATGACACCACGATACTGAGGAAGAACCTCAGCCTGCTGCTCAAAGAGCAAGGAAACAGCCAGCGTTCAAACAA AGGACAGGTCCCGCCCTCGGAGACTGAGGTCCTGCTGCGGGCCCTGGTGGAGGCGGAAGTGGATGGCGTGGCGGTAGCCAATCAACTTGCCTCTTTCAAGGAAACCCTGGACGGCCTGGCTAAG GACAAGCGTCCGTCCAAGCTTCAGATGTCCACACTCGCACGGCATCGTCAGCTTCTCATGGAGAGGATGGAGATTTTTGACAACACCAATCACAGCCTCAGGGACCTCCTCAGAGACTGGAGCCATCGGCAG cAGAGCGAAGCAGAGAGACACTCTGACGAGAAGGAAGCCTTCAAGAGGAGGCTGGCCCAAGTTGAGGCTGAGAATATA AGACTTGTGTCCAAGCTTTGCAGCAAGGAGAAAGAAGCTTCCCAGCTTACAGAGTCTTTGGAATTTGAGAAG GACCACGCCAAGACGACAGAGGAGCTTTCTAGAATCTTGTCGTCTACTCGAGACCATTTGGAATCTCAGCTGAGTCGACTACAGGCAGAAAAAGTCACAATGGCCGCTCAGCTGCAG TGTCTGCAGCAGACTTACGAGCAACGACGGGAAAACGACGACGAGGCGGCCCTGGCGTTGCTTACCCGCCATGCCGAGCGGGCCGAAGAGGCGTCCAGGCAGATGGCAGCCAGACTTCAGGAGAAG GAGTCGCAGTTGGCGCAAGCGTTGTCCACGTGTAGCGAGCTACGCCTGCGCATCTCGAAGGAGGCCACGGCCAGAAGTCAGCTGGAGGACAACGTGGCTGCGCTCCAATT GCAGGTGAGCGAGTGGAACGCTCAGCACCACGTGGCTGACGAGCGGCGTCGTGGCGAGCGAGAGGAGCTCCTTAACCAACTCCACCACCTAAGCGCCCAGAACACCGCCTTGACGTTAGACAAAGAGTCTTTGCAG GCGCAGCTGACATCCAGCGAGGAGAAAGTGCGAGTCGCTCAAGAGGAAACACTGCAGTTTAGGACCTCGTACAATAAACGCGAAGCCGTGTTGGACAAATACAAGAGAAAG GCTCAGCAGGCCGATCTGGAGCGTGAGGAGCAGCGTCTGAAGATGAACGAGGCCCAACTGAAGGCTCAGGAGGCTACGGCCGCACGGGAGCGGGAGCATGAGCAGCTGAGGAAGGAGCTGCTACGCCTGCGACAGCTAGAGACGCTTCCCGAGCGCCTCCGCCGCAGTGAGGATCAGCTGGCGCAGGCGCAGCAGGAGGCCGACGCTCACCAGAGGAGGAACCTGGAGCACAACACCACCCTTGCTGAAGTTAGACACAAG GTGGAACAACAAGGTTCTCAACTTGAGGCGTTCCAGCGTAGGAACATGTTGCTCCTGGAGGAGAACAACGTCCTCAAAGAGAAGATAGTCAACCTGGAAAG GAAGCTGGAGTCCATGCGTGTGGAGAACAAGGAGATGTGCGAGGCGCTCACCCTGAAGGAGCTCAGCGTGCTTAGCGTGGAGCAACAGCTAGATCAGAAAAGCCGCGAGAACGCCGTCCTGGCCCAGCAGCTGCAGCAAACCCTGGACGACGTCCAGCAGCAGGCCCGCCAAAGCGTGGAGAGAGTCCTGGACAAGGAGCGCAGGTCACAGTCCAAAGCCCTGGACCTGCAAGAACAACTGAGTCGGGCCGAGGCCCAGCTCAGTCAGTTGCATCGCAGCAAGGAAGAG ATGGAGCGTCGCTTCCAGAACCAGCTAAAGAACCTGAAGGAGCGTCTGGACCAGTCGGACCAGACCAACCGCAGCCTGCAGAACTATGTGCGGTTCCTTAAGACCTCCTACGGGAACGTCTTCGGAGAGCCTTTCCTCCCCAGCTGA
- the LOC133154488 gene encoding protein SET, which translates to MSASAAKVSKKELNSNHDGADETSEKEQQEAIEHIDEVQNEIDRLNEQASEEILKVEQKYNKLRQPFFQKRSELIAKIPNFWVTTFVNHPQVSALLGEEDEEALHYLSRVEVTEFEDIKSGYRIDFYFDENPYFENKVLSKEFHLNESGDPSSKSTEIKWKSGKDLTKRSSQTQNKAGRKRQHEEPESFFTWFTDHADAGADELGEVIKDDIWPNPLQYYLVPDMDDEEGEGEEDEEDEEGLEDIDEEGDEDGEDDDDDDGEDGEDDEGEDD; encoded by the exons ATGTCGGCCTCGGCGGCAAAAGTGAGTAAAAAGGAGCTCAACTCGAACCACGACGGAGCGGACGAGACCTCCG AAAAGGAGCAACAGGAAGCGATTGAACACATTGATGAAGTTCAAAATGAAATCGACAG GTTGAACGAGCAGGCCAGCGAGGAGATCCTGAAAGTAGAACAGAAGTACAACAAACTCCGCCAGCCGTTCTTTCAGAAGAGATCAGAACTGATCGCCAAAATCCCCAACTTTTGGGTCACCACATTTGTCAACCATCCACAAG TATCCGCCCTACTgggggaggaggatgaagaggcgCTTCACTACCTGAGCCGAGTGGAGGTGACAGAGTTTGAAGACATAAAGTCAGGCTACAGAATAGATTTT TATTTCGACGAGAACCCGTACTTCGAAAACAAAGTCCTTTCCAAAGAATTCCACCTGAACGAGAGCGGCGACCCGTCTTCAAAGTCAACGGAAATCAAATGGAAATCGGGAAAG GACTTGACCAAACGCTCCAGTCAGACGCAGAACAAAGCAGGCCGCAAGAGGCAACACGAAGAGCCCGAGAGCTTCTTCACCTGGTTCACCGACCACGCTGACGCCGGCGCTGACGAGTTGGGAGAGGTCATTAAGGACGACATCTGGCCTAACCCGCTGCAGTACTACCTG GTCCCTGACATGGACGATGAGGAGGGCGAAGGCGAAGAGGACGAAGAGGATGAAGAAGGCCTGGAGGACATCGACGAGGAGGGCGACGAGGACGGagaagacgacgacgatgatgatggagAAGATGGAGAG GACGACGAGGGAGAAGACGACTGA
- the ptgesl gene encoding prostaglandin E synthase 2 isoform X2, which produces MRREIKWSAYRKVPILMVDEHLQLNDSSVIISSLKTYVVSKGSSLSDILRCYPEMKSVNDSGKEVTEYNNKYWLMLSQDETAAVYPDKGSQKEEMKWRQWADDWLVHLISPNVYRSTGEALASFDYIVREGKFGTLEGWFAKYVGAAAMFVIAKRLKSRHNLQDDVRQDLYKAVNNWVAAIGKKRKFMGGEQPNLADLAVFGVLRVMEGLQAFDDMMANTKVKPWYRRMESATRNHDGLSQSSR; this is translated from the exons ATGCGGCGGGAGATCAAGTGGTCAGCCTACCGGAAGGTTCCCATCCTCATGGTGGACGAGCACTTG CAACTGAACGACTCGTCGGTCATCATCAGCTCACTCAAGACCTACGTAGTCAGCAA ggGTTCCAGCTTGTCTGACATTTTGCGCTGTTACCCAGAGATGAAGTCTGTGAACGACAGCGGCAAGGAGGTGACGGAGTACAACAACAAGTACTGGCTGATGCTCAGCCAGGACGAGACGGCCGCCGTCTACCCCGACAAAGGCAGTCAGAA GGAGGAGATGAAGTGGCGGCAGTGGGCCGACGATTGGCTGGTACACCTGATCTCACCCAACGTCTACCGCAGCACCGGCGAGGCCTTGGCCTCTTTCGACTATATCGTGCGCGAAGGCAAGTTCGGAACCCTGGAGGGATGGTTCGCCAAGTACGTCGGCGCCGCTGCCATGTTTGTCATCGCTAAACGCCTCAAGAGCCG GCACAACCTCCAAGACGACGTGCGTCAGGACCTGTACAAAGCTGTTAACAACTGGGTGGCGGCCATCGGCAAGAAGAGGAAGTTCATGGGCGGAGAGCAGCCCAACCTGGCCGACTTG GCCGTGTTTGGCGTCCTGCGTGTCATGGAAGGCCTGCAGGCCTTCGACGACATGATGGCCAACACTAAAGTGAAGCCGTGGTACCGGCGCATGGAGTCGGCCACACGCAACCACGACGGACTCTCACAATCATCACGATAA
- the LOC133154405 gene encoding outer dense fiber protein 2-like isoform X3, which translates to MRTRHSPPPVHVHVVESTPVHVHMRRSPIRTSQERSSDVQPRGDRRRSTSRAPWIPPGISSCRREQRSRVQSDNVRRESDEQDDDTTILRKNLSLLLKEQGNSQRSNKGQVPPSETEVLLRALVEAEVDGVAVANQLASFKETLDGLAKDKRPSKLQMSTLARHRQLLMERMEIFDNTNHSLRDLLRDWSHRQQSEAERHSDEKEAFKRRLAQVEAENIRLVSKLCSKEKEASQLTESLEFEKDHAKTTEELSRILSSTRDHLESQLSRLQAEKVTMAAQLQTYEQRRENDDEAALALLTRHAERAEEASRQMAARLQEKESQLAQALSTCSELRLRISKEATARSQLEDNVAALQLQVSEWNAQHHVADERRRGEREELLNQLHHLSAQNTALTLDKESLQAQLTSSEEKVRVAQEETLQFRTSYNKREAVLDKYKRKAQQADLEREEQRLKMNEAQLKAQEATAAREREHEQLRKELLRLRQLETLPERLRRSEDQLAQAQQEADAHQRRNLEHNTTLAEVRHKVEQQGSQLEAFQRRNMLLLEENNVLKEKIVNLERKLESMRVENKEMCEALTLKELSVLSVEQQLDQKSRENAVLAQQLQQTLDDVQQQARQSVERVLDKERRSQSKALDLQEQLSRAEAQLSQLHRSKEEMERRFQNQLKNLKERLDQSDQTNRSLQNYVRFLKTSYGNVFGEPFLPS; encoded by the exons ATGAGAACGAGACATTCTCCTCCTCCCGTACACGTCCATGTAGTGGAGAGCACACCGGTGCACGTTCACATGAGAAGGAGCCCTATCAGGACCTCGCAG GAGAGGAGTAGCGATGTTCAGCCGAGAGGGGATCGTAGGAGATCTACCAGTCGAGCCCCTTGGATCCCTCCCGGAATCTCATCTTGCAGACGAGAGCAG AGAAGCCGAGTGCAGTCAGATAATGTCCGGCGGGAAAGTGATGAGCAAGACGATGACACCACGATACTGAGGAAGAACCTCAGCCTGCTGCTCAAAGAGCAAGGAAACAGCCAGCGTTCAAACAA AGGACAGGTCCCGCCCTCGGAGACTGAGGTCCTGCTGCGGGCCCTGGTGGAGGCGGAAGTGGATGGCGTGGCGGTAGCCAATCAACTTGCCTCTTTCAAGGAAACCCTGGACGGCCTGGCTAAG GACAAGCGTCCGTCCAAGCTTCAGATGTCCACACTCGCACGGCATCGTCAGCTTCTCATGGAGAGGATGGAGATTTTTGACAACACCAATCACAGCCTCAGGGACCTCCTCAGAGACTGGAGCCATCGGCAG cAGAGCGAAGCAGAGAGACACTCTGACGAGAAGGAAGCCTTCAAGAGGAGGCTGGCCCAAGTTGAGGCTGAGAATATA AGACTTGTGTCCAAGCTTTGCAGCAAGGAGAAAGAAGCTTCCCAGCTTACAGAGTCTTTGGAATTTGAGAAG GACCACGCCAAGACGACAGAGGAGCTTTCTAGAATCTTGTCGTCTACTCGAGACCATTTGGAATCTCAGCTGAGTCGACTACAGGCAGAAAAAGTCACAATGGCCGCTCAGCTGCAG ACTTACGAGCAACGACGGGAAAACGACGACGAGGCGGCCCTGGCGTTGCTTACCCGCCATGCCGAGCGGGCCGAAGAGGCGTCCAGGCAGATGGCAGCCAGACTTCAGGAGAAG GAGTCGCAGTTGGCGCAAGCGTTGTCCACGTGTAGCGAGCTACGCCTGCGCATCTCGAAGGAGGCCACGGCCAGAAGTCAGCTGGAGGACAACGTGGCTGCGCTCCAATT GCAGGTGAGCGAGTGGAACGCTCAGCACCACGTGGCTGACGAGCGGCGTCGTGGCGAGCGAGAGGAGCTCCTTAACCAACTCCACCACCTAAGCGCCCAGAACACCGCCTTGACGTTAGACAAAGAGTCTTTGCAG GCGCAGCTGACATCCAGCGAGGAGAAAGTGCGAGTCGCTCAAGAGGAAACACTGCAGTTTAGGACCTCGTACAATAAACGCGAAGCCGTGTTGGACAAATACAAGAGAAAG GCTCAGCAGGCCGATCTGGAGCGTGAGGAGCAGCGTCTGAAGATGAACGAGGCCCAACTGAAGGCTCAGGAGGCTACGGCCGCACGGGAGCGGGAGCATGAGCAGCTGAGGAAGGAGCTGCTACGCCTGCGACAGCTAGAGACGCTTCCCGAGCGCCTCCGCCGCAGTGAGGATCAGCTGGCGCAGGCGCAGCAGGAGGCCGACGCTCACCAGAGGAGGAACCTGGAGCACAACACCACCCTTGCTGAAGTTAGACACAAG GTGGAACAACAAGGTTCTCAACTTGAGGCGTTCCAGCGTAGGAACATGTTGCTCCTGGAGGAGAACAACGTCCTCAAAGAGAAGATAGTCAACCTGGAAAG GAAGCTGGAGTCCATGCGTGTGGAGAACAAGGAGATGTGCGAGGCGCTCACCCTGAAGGAGCTCAGCGTGCTTAGCGTGGAGCAACAGCTAGATCAGAAAAGCCGCGAGAACGCCGTCCTGGCCCAGCAGCTGCAGCAAACCCTGGACGACGTCCAGCAGCAGGCCCGCCAAAGCGTGGAGAGAGTCCTGGACAAGGAGCGCAGGTCACAGTCCAAAGCCCTGGACCTGCAAGAACAACTGAGTCGGGCCGAGGCCCAGCTCAGTCAGTTGCATCGCAGCAAGGAAGAG ATGGAGCGTCGCTTCCAGAACCAGCTAAAGAACCTGAAGGAGCGTCTGGACCAGTCGGACCAGACCAACCGCAGCCTGCAGAACTATGTGCGGTTCCTTAAGACCTCCTACGGGAACGTCTTCGGAGAGCCTTTCCTCCCCAGCTGA